The region accgagagagagagagagagaggaagcgATAGTGTGTACTATACGAGCGCGAGTATATTGAATCAGAGATCATTCAGTCATTCTTAATGACTCCTGCTTTTGTCTAGCCTTTTTCCCCAGAAATTATATAATCGAAGGCGGCAGCGTGGACTGATTGGCAGCCATTTCCCTTTGCCATTTGTCGTGGCATATCACCGGGCGGCAATCAACGATAGCCGGGACTAGTATCAATTCTATCTATTCGACTTTCCAGATACTTTTGATACTCTTAATCAAGCAACAATTAGCTGTGACACTATCTCGCATGCGAAACGAAAAACAGCACAAATTTGTTTGTGCGTCATTCGGTTGTGGATAGGCTCTGGAATTGAGCTGCCACTCGTTTGAGTGTATTGTCCGATCTGTATATAGCGTTCAGTTCGGTATCTGCAGATAGATTAAATCAATTAGCGaagcattttatttattgtctGATCATTTTTGGGACATTTAAAATGTTTGATGAATGTTTCTAGCGGACTAGCGCTTTTTGAGTGCGTATTCTTAGGATTGTATCGAGATgtcaattgaattgaattatCTTTTTATATACTCTTTAATTTGTTAGGCCGCAGCAGCTGGAGCGATGACATTGGCTTTGATCTGAACGCCGAGTTCAACAGCAACTCGTATTTGAACAAGTAAGATATTCCCTGGGATCGCGAGGCCATGTCAGATCGGAGCTAATTTTTTCCTCTACAAGCAGTGAAAACTTTCTGTCGTTCTCCCCCACGCTGACCACCCTGAAGCAGGAGCCCCAGACGGAGCAGATCAAGCCGAATCCGAAGCTCTCGCTGGACAGCAGCAATGCCGGAGGCAGTGTCTCTGCCACCGTGGCGATTGCCAAGGTGGACGAGGCGCAGAACTCCCCCCAGCTGGCGGTGGCCTGTGGCCAGGAGACGTCCCCTGGCAATGGCAAGCACGACCTGAGCTCCGGGCtcctctgtggctgtggctcgcCCCAGGGTTCGCCAGTGGCTGCCAGCGAGTATGAGCTGGGCGGACACTCTGACAAGGGCAAGATCAATCCCCAGCAGCAGTTAAGCGTGCTCGATCCATCCAAAATAGAGATTGTGTCCGCCAACGGAGCGCCACACGCCGAGGATCACAAGTAAGTAGCAGGCGGATGGAGGAGCTGGTCCGATTACTCTGATGATTCTCCCATTTAGGTTTCAGTACATTTTGGCTGCCGCCACCTCGATTGCCACCAAGAACAATGAGGAGACCCTGACGTATCTGAACCAGGGCCAGAGCTACGAGATCAAGTTGAAGAAGATCGGGGACCTGTCCCTCTACAGGGATAAGATTCTGAAGGTGAGTCCAAGGCTGTGCCCCAGCTGCGGCTGAAccaatgccgatgccgatgccgatgcctcCTCCAATTGAGGCAGAGACATGTGATTCAGTGAATGATTTGACTTCTGGCTGTCTGGCGTCAATTGCTTTTAATAAAACCCAATTAAGACGAAGAATTTGAGAGATGGATTCACGAGGACCGTGCATGCGTACGACCAGGgggagatactcgtacaagaGTATCTATTTTTGGCATAGCTACACATCTATCCTATGGCAATAAAGTCTGACTTCATCTGTTGCAAATTCTGTTGCAGAGCGTGATCAAGATCTGCTTCCACGAGCGCCGCCTCCAGTTCATGGAGCGCGAGCAGATGCAGCAATGGCAGCAATCCCGCCCCGGCGAACGCATCATTGAGGTGGATGTGCCGCTCTCGTACGGCCTGTGCCACGTCTCGCAGCCCCTGAGCTCCCATTCGCTCAACACCGTCGAGATCTTCTGGGATCCCCTCAAGGAGGTCGGCGTCTACGTCAAGGTGAACTGCATTTCAACCGAATTTACCCCAAAGAAGCACGGCGGGGAGAAAGGTGTACCATTTCGACTCCAGATCGAAACCTATatagaaaacaacaacaacacgaaTCCGAGCTCGAACAACAATAGCGGCTCGACTGCCCCAGCCTCCCCAGAGCGCACCCCCAatgggagcagcaacagcaactgcagcggAGGGCTATCCATCGCCAGCGTCAAGCAGGCCGTCCATGCAGCTGCCTGCCAGATCAAGGTGAGTGAGGGAGTGCGGATAGATGGGGAGAGATATAGAGACagtattcattcattcacccCTTTCCCGCAGGTCTTCAAGCTGAAGGGCGCCGATCGCAAACACAAGCAGGACCGCGAGAAGATCCAGAAGCGTCCACAGTCGGAGCAGGACAAGTTCCAGCCCAGCTACGAGTGCACCATCATGAACGACATATCGCTGGATCTGGTGATGCCCGCTACCACCACGGGCTGCTACAGCCCCGAGTAGTGAGTGTCCATttcatcccatcccatcccccgACTGTTCAAATTGACGTAGTCGCTCGCAGTTGACGCAATCTTTCAATTGACCGTGCAAATTGTCTCGAGAGTGTTGTTTATGTGACAGCCAGGGCTGGGGTTTTAATTTATGATCtcctgcactgcactgcactgcactgcagtCTAGGTTCAACTATTTGCATAACATCCAGTTACTATGATCATCATGCGCATATTCCGTCTTACATGCACGTGTAGACCCTCGATTCTTATCTATTCTACTACAGTGCGTTTAAGAACGTTAAGGCGGCTTGGCCACCCACTCGATGTCTCCTAGCTGAAGCTCTGAAACATCAATCTTAATCGGCTCTAATATTCCGTATTATATATAGACCCAAATGTTGTGGTTATATattcaatcaatcaatgaGTTCAGTGTTTAGGGTTATTTAATGTTTCTTCAAATCTATATAGATGCGAATTTACAAATGCTTACTATACGTTGTTCAACGATTTCGCTTTTCAATCTGATAGAATAGAATtaaatagaatagaatagaacaGAATACAATGAGCTTTcgtttagttttattttttctgtagACTTATAGCTCTGACACGCactgtggaatggaattttcCCGCACCGAATAAGAGAGAGTAAATTCGTTTTGTCACATAAATCCCAGCGATCAATCGAATTGAGAgcgtaaatatgtacatacatagatatatgtacatacatataccacTTATATGAGAGATATGGAGAGAGCGGTAGAGAGATGAGAGGTGCTGCTAAAGAGAACCGAGTTGAAGGATCATTGGCAAGGTGCTGCCCGCTAAGAGAACGCCCGAAGAGCGTTTCGTGTGGTTTCTGCCGTTGGGGCCGCCCCTGCTCCAAGTTATTTATAGTTTAAAGTTGCTTTTAAccggttttcggttttgtttctttttggctgaatgattttgtttgtttcgcaGGCCACACTACGGCACTACAGGCACCACAGATCATATTGGCGAATGAGATAGGGAGACCTGTAGGTCTCAAATCGATTGTATTTTCCACTTGCTAGTCACTCCGCAGACCCCCGGGGCGGTACATTGCTGGCGTTCCAGAATACATGAGCATTCCGATTAAAATGTCCATAATCCATCTCTGTAGATTCGATCAGGCTGAGTGGGGGGGGCAAGGGAATTTGGCAgtggggagggagggaaaAGAACTTGAAAGTCTAGGAAATTTCCCCATGAATGGCGGCAGTATGAATTACGGGTATATGCGGTTTATCCATGCATGATTTACATACACGTCCAAACAAGTTTTCTTATTTAATCAGGGATCGTATCGAGTATCGGGGGCTATCGGGTTCCGGGTAGGGGTGTATCGTTTTGTAAGAGAAATCGAGCCGTTTCGTTGAAGAGAAAACCTGATTCCCTGCCGCATTCCCTGAATTGGAGACCGAGAGCAGAGCCCaggcctggtctggtctggccagGCCTGGCTGCATTCGTGAACATGCACTTGCCTCTTAAGGATCGTCCCTCCTGTCACTGCAAGATACAGAGCCCTAGCCCGAGCACGGGATTACTCAGAACTTGTAGGATTCGGCTGTAGTGCTGTGTACAGTGGGCCCCAAATAATCACAGCGTTTCCCTCACTCTTCCACAGTATGAAACTTTGGCCCAATTCGCCCGTGCACATACCCAAGTACGATGGGATGCTTCCGTTCGCGTCCAGTGCAGCATCGCCggcgaccagcagcagcagccccattGCCATCAACTCGGTGACGTCAACCAACTCGCCCAACCTCAAGCTGATGGACGCCACGAACATGGTCTCGCCGCAGCATGTGCCCGCGGACATGGATGACTTTGTACGTACTATATCTGCACAGTAGCTCGCCAATCCCAAACTTATCATATCACCCTCCATCATGATAGCAGAATCAGAACATTATGCCAGAATCGACGCCCGCCCAAGTGACGCAGTGGCTGACCAACAATCGCCTCACGGCCTATCTATCGACGTTCGCCCACTTCTCAGGAGCTGATATAATGCGGTTTGTACTTCTCTACAATGCGTTTCGAAACTGTACGACCCTTGCCTTGGGAAAGCCCAACGACATAATCTCATAGATAAGTTATTAATAATCGATGTGGTTCAAAGATTTAAAGATATGGTGCACAATTCAATATAAGAAATATTCGACTAGAAATTTCAGTTTCGAACGAGGTTATAAATTACCAAAATTACCGACAGTCTCACGGTTTCGAAACGCACTGTCGGCTTTATCTTATTTGGATGCTCTAGTTCCTCATGTCTCTCGCTTTTGGGCCTATTTTTTTAGCATGTCCAAGGAGGATCTGATACAAATCTGTGGCCTGGCCGACGGCATACGCATGTTCAACATATTGCGAGCCAAGTAAGTGATCCCCAAATGAAAGTCGAAGTCTGAAAATCTGTTCTAAGACCACCTTCATCTATTCCAGGACCATCACACCCAGACTCACGCTGTATGCCAGCCTTGACGGTTGCAGCTACAATGCCATCTACTTGCTGTCGAACACGGccaaggagctgcagcagaagctgTTCAAGATGCCCGGCTTCTACGAATTCATGGCGAAGGCGGGTGCCCAGGAGaatggaggagctgctgccgccgcggccgccgctgctgctgctgcaatgtACAACAGCTGGAGCATGCACTCGAAGTATTCAGGCAGCGGCTCGAACATCTACAACGACGCCAACAAGAGCTGCGTGTACATCTCGGGACCGTCTGGGATCCTGGTCAGCGTCAGCGACGAGGTGCTGAACAACGAGATCAAGGACGGCAGCCTCTATGCCCTGGATGTGCAGAGCGGCAAGGTCATCTTGAAGCTGATCAACAAGCAGGACAACAATTGAACCCGCTGTTACCACCCTAGAAACCAAGTATAGCTTATAGCATTTACACTCACAGTTCGATATCGTTTTCTATATATGATTCAATGTCTATGAGATTTCGCGCAGCAATTTTGAACAAGTATCAAGCAAGCAAACCCAGCCCCCGCCCAACCCCAATACCCAAGCCGAACCTTTTTGTTAAAGAATTAGTGCAAAATATGTGAGCTACCGTTTTCACTCTTTTTAAGTTTGTTTACTTTATGCATGTCTTACTTTATCTTTTTACCACCTACGATTATGCACATTTACGAGTACAGTACACCCCCCAAGCGATGGCATTTCGATTCGCTATATTTGTTCTACTTTAGTTCATTGCCACGGCACATGCCCGCCTGCCACCTACACgcatatatctatgtatgtgcACCATTTGAagtagaaagaaaaaaacacaaaaaaaagcaacctaaatttaataattacatatataatatcaTCATCAAGTACAGTACCACGAATACAAGAATTGAGCAATTGTTTCGAAGCAGAGTTCAACTAGCAACCAAACAACAACTTTTGTATGTGATAGAAGCAATAAAGTGTTATCCACAAGTGGACTGTCAAAAAAACACACGATCTCTAATAATGAATGGATGGGAAAGTAAGTGCCTGGGATATGGGGATCTAAGTGAGCTTGGATTGCAAATTTCTATACACACAATAGATTTAGATTCTATTATCGATTCGTTGCATAACTATCACCTGTTTGGTTCTCATCGATGAGTCAATGGGTCGGAACTAGTATCGGATCCGTCTATCGATTTACaacttatatatttttcggGGATCCCCCAAAAATGTAGTGCGATGGCAGTAGTTCATATATCAGTTTAGAGTATAATTCTTAAAATTTAATAGTCATCAGAATCAGCGTCCCATCAGATGGATGGCTCCCAGatactcctgctccttctgctctgCGCCATGGGCAAGTGTCTAGTAGTCTACTAGTGTATTCATGATAATGTGCTCCAAAGTTGTGCCTTTTCCAGCGCAGGTCGCGGGGTTCGGAGTGATTGTCGGATTGCGCAGAATATGGTGGAGGGAACGAATCGGATATTCACCTATCGCGATGCCAGTGGAGCCTTTCGATTGCAGCGAACGGAAATCGTTCCTGCCGGAGTGACTCTTTGCATGTTCTGCACTGTCACGGACTGGGTGGAGACTCAGTGCCAGGACAATGGACAGTTCAGTGTCGCTATGCCCATGTTATGCAACGAACCGATGAGGCCAACAGTCACGCGTATCAGGGACAACGAGTGTTCTGGGACCATGTATGCTGTGGGATATACGATCGAGGGACAACAGCTGGAGCTCTATCGGACGTGCTTTGATGCCAGCAACGCACGGGTCTTGTACTCGCAGAGCGATGTATACTACAAGTCCTTCTGTAAGTGTTCCCCGCCTCCTACTACTCTCCCCCAATTGCCCATTGAGTCCTTGATAGTTCCCAGACGACCGTGGGTAGAGTTTGTGGCCGATGAGTTGTTCAGCCCCAGAGAGGCGACTGCCTACTTAAAATCCAACATCTACCACGCCTTTAACTACATCTACGGGGACGGGCAGACCTACTTGACCAGTGCTCGGTCCCTAGTGATCAATCGTGGGCATctggtagcgtcggcggactTCCTCTTTGTGGATCAGATGAGCAGCACTTTCCGATACCTGAACGTTGTGCCCCAGTTCAAGTCAATCAACGATGGGAACTGGGAGAAGATCGAGCGTTGGGTGCGCAGCATAATCCCCCAATCGACACCGTTCCGGGTCAAGACTGGTGGCATCGGAATACTCATGCTGGCAGACACGAGGGGAGTGTTCCAACAGGCCTACCTTGCTGGCTCGAAGATACCAGTCCCCGAGTGGACCTACAAGGTTGTGCGAGAAGTCGGTGGCAGAGGGCTCTACGTTTTCCTCACCTACAACTGTACGTTCCAGCGAGAGAGGCCGCAGGTCCTGAATATTTGCAGCCCCGTCAGCTGCCCTTTGAGCCTGCCAAATACGCCCCACGATGGCTTCACCTTCTGCTGTGATCCGAAGCAATTTCCCCTCtaatcataaatatttcattagcCTGGGTATTTGGGCGGGCCTTACGAAATTATCCTACGCAATAATCGTCGCCtgaataatttaatattttgtatttaatgcCTGGAAATAGTATAAGTTTCAAAACAGCAATCACTGCACGAAAATTGTGGTACAGTTTACAAATGAATCAACATATAATATTTCTATTAAGAGTCAAGACATGGGCAGGACGTGGGAAATAGAAATAAACCGAAGGAATCACttctttattaaattttatgtatgtaattgGGTTACAATGATTGGGTCTATCCTGCAGGGCGGATTGACTATTATCCAGAATTTTTCTTCTTAAGCTACGttaatattatcattattatcaATTAATCACCATGTTGCAGCCGCCATGCGGGAAGAAATCAAATCGCTATAAAGATACCGATTAATTATTTCTTAGGGAATCGTATTGGGAAACAATTAGTCGGCCTAACGACATTTTAAACGCTGCTTGAGTGGCCATAAAAGCGCTCAGAGTTCCTGAATGCCAATAAATTGTCAAAGAATCGTTTAGGAGCATGTCTAAGAGGGCGGAAATCTTCTACACGGGGCAGACGTTTATTTTCAACATTTACTCGCTGATGCCACAAGAACAGCGCTGGAAAAGAATTCTCCATGAGATCAACTACTGGCACGTCATGGGCTTCTGGGTGCTCCTGTTCGATcttctgctggtgctgcacGTAGTGTCCAACCTGAACAACATGTTCGAGATAGTCAGGGCCATCTTTGTGCTGGCCACGAGCGCCGGACATACCACCAAGCTGATATCCGTCAAGATGAATAATGTGGCGCTCCAGCAGCTGTTCGACCGCCTGGACGATGAGGACTTCCGTCCGGAGGGACCTGAGGAGCGGGCCATATTTGCGGCAGCCTGCGAGACGACCCGCAAAACGCGAGACTACTACGCGGCGCTGTCATTTGCGGCCCTCGCAATGATACTGATCCCACAGTTCGTGCTCGACTGGTCGCATCTGCCACTGGGCACCTACAACCCATTCGATGACAATCCGGGCTCGGCCGGATACTGGCTGTTGTACTGCTACCAGTGCCTGGCGCTCTCGACCTCGTGCCTCACGAACATTGGCTTCGACTCCTTGTGCTGCTCGCTTTTCATATTCGTGAATTGCCAATTGGACATTCTGGCACTGCGCCTGCAGAAGATCGGCCAAGGTaaggacaacgacaacggaAACACTAAGATGAGCATTGATGTGCAACTGAAGCAATGCATCCGCTTCCACATTGCGATCGTGGATTTGGCCGAGACTATAGAGCGTCGGCTCTGCACACCGATATCGATGCAGATCTTCTGCTCGGTACTGGTGCTGACAGCCAACTTCTATGCCATAGCCTTGGTGAGTGCAGCAGAACTGAtaatggaaatgcatttttacCATATTTATCTCATCACATATTTAGTTGTCCGATGAGAAGCTGGCCTTGTTCAAGTTCGTAACCTACCAGGCCTGCATGCTGATGCAGATCTTCATGCTGTGCTATTTTGCGGGGTGAGTGATTGATTGACTGATTGAGTGATTGAAGTACCCTTTGAGTACCCTGTAGCGAGGTCACCCACTGCAGTGCCGAGCTGCCCCATCGGCTCTACAATACCAATTGGGTGGACTGGAGTCGCTCCGATCGCCGGAATGCATTGCTCTTCATGCAACGTCTCCACTACGAGCTGAGGATAAGGACCATAAGCCCCAGTCGTGCCTTCGACCTGGCGCTCTTCAGCTCGGTACgttcttcccttttttttcacTGTACGATTAGCGGATTTCCATAATTATCCTCATTTGCGTCGTTGCAACAACTTGGGGCTATAAAAGGCCCGCAACGCAGGACACGTAGGTTAAGTCAGTCGGGAATTGCCAGTCAGCATGAATCAGCAGCATCTGAAAGTCACAGGGCACTTCTACAAATACCAGGTGTGGTACTTTCAAATTTTGGGCATCTGGAAACTTCCAGATGGGGCCACAGGGCAGCAGCGCCGCTGGCACCAGCTCCGATTCTGTTCGATCTTTGCTATTCTCAGtggaatgctgctgctgttcgccATGGAGCTGGCCGGCAGCATTGCCCATCTGCGGGAGATACTCAAGGTGTTCTACATGTTCGCCACCGAGATATCCTGCATGACCAAACTGATGCACCTGAAGCTGAAGAGTCGGAAGCTGGCGGGCCTCGTCACAATGATAAAATCCTCGAGTTTTTCGACCAAAAGTGAGCAAGAGGAGAAACTAATGGAAGCCGGAAGGGTGTCGGTGGTGAACTTGCGGAACCTGTACGGCATTTCGTGCTTAGTGACAGCCACCCTTATTCTCCTTGTGCCGTTCTTTGCGGGTAACTCGGAGCTGCCGCTGACCATGTACGAGCTCTGCAGCATTGAGGGACGAATGTGCTACTGGGTCCTGTTCCTGACCCACGCTGTCTCTCTGATGTCCACGTGCTGCCTGAACATTGCCTTCGAATCGGTGGCCTACAGTGTGCTCACCTATCTACGGGTACAGGTGCAGATGTTCGCCCTGCGCCTGGAGCAGTTGGGGCCGGCTGAGACACCGCAGGATAACCAGCGCATTGCCAGGGAGCTGCGCGAGTGTAGTGCCCACTACAACAGGATTGTGCAGCTCAAGGATCTGGTGGAGGTGTTTATCAAAGTGCCAGGCAGTGTGCAGCTAATGTGCTCGATTCTGGTGTTGGTTTCCAATCTGTTCGACATGTCGACCATTTCGATTGCCAATGGAGAAGCAATCTATATGACCAAGACTTGCATCTACCAGCTGGTTATGCTCTGGCAGATCTTCATCATCTGCTACGCCTCCAACGAGGTGACAATCCACAGCTCGCGCCTGTGCCACAGCATCTATAAGTCTCAATGGACCAGCTGGAACAAGGAAAATCGCCAAATGATTTTGCTTATGATGCAGCGCTTAGACTCGCCGCTTTGCTTGCGCACTATTAATCCCACTTTCACTTTTAGTCTGGAGGCTTTTGGATCTGTAGGGAAACATCAACCCACCATTCTGAATATAACTAAtggattttctttatttccaGATTGTGAACTGTTCCTACAGCTACTTTGCCCTGCTGAAGCGCGTTAACAGTTAGAATCTGATTGTTATCAATGGATTacctaaaaataaattcaaatattacCGGGCAACCATCAAGATTTCAATCCTCCCTGCAGCAATATGGTCACACTAGTAGCTGGCAAAAAAAACtagaaaagtatttttatcGCTTATCGATTTAGCAAAGCacgcaattaaattaaataaagaaatgCAGTAAATTACGCGCAGAAAATTGTATTCTCGGGCAAAGTGGGTGTTTAAAAATGTAAGGACTGTCCATGTTAACAAGTTGTGCGTCTGTGATTATCGCATCaatcgtatcgtatcggtCAGTTAGCTGGCGTTCTTGCTGACGGACAAAGTTAAGATGTcggaaaacccaaaaacaagcCGCAGCGGTCCTAGCTGCCTGCATTGCAGCGCATTCGGGGCCAAATTGAAGTACCAGGAGATATTTGATGAATTTGGCCTGGAACTGGGACTCCAAGAGCTGCTGGCGAAGCACTTCAGCTTAGATGTGACACCCAACGCTAATCAGCAACAGCTCCTTTGCGATGAGTGCGTGAATGTTCTGATCCGATTGTTTGACATTGACGAGCTACAGAAAGAACAGGATGCTGCGATTGCCAGACGAAAGAGCGCTGTCGAGGATGCACCTGCCCCAAAGAGCGCACCCAAGACGCCTCCAAATGCTGCAAGGAGTGCTTCCAAGACGGCTCCAAGCGCTGCAACGAGTGCATCCCACACGCCTCCAAATACTGCACAGCCTGTCAAGCCTACGGCTAAGAAGGCCGTACTGCCGGAGCCCCAGACTAAAGTGGAAAAGCCTGTGCCGGTGATACAGCCGGACCCGAAACCCAGCCGTcgtataattaaaaatgtatccGTGCCACTGCCATCTGCGGCCTCTGTAGCAGACGAAGTTGATAAAGTCAAGGCACCATCCAAGACTAAGCATGCTCCGAAGGAGGCAGACCAGGAGCAGATTAGTGCCCTCATTCTCAATATTCTAAACGAGGACGAGCCGGGCGTGGTAGATGAGTCAGAAACAGTTCTTCCCGACTCTTCCCAAACAACAATTGCAGTGCCAGAGAAGGAAGcggaggctgaggctgaagctgaGGTGACTGAAGAAGAAGATCTAGATGGGATGAATATCATATACGAGCATGAAGGTGCGTAGAAACTATTGGCTTATGAATTTTGTCCTAAAAGAACTTCGGTTTTTAGATATTTCAATTGAAGAGGAGGTAAATACCAAGCCAGACATCCGTCCATCCAGACTAAAAAGGCAGAAAacggagagccagagcgaggCAGACAACGAGGAGAGCGAGGCCAGCAATATAGTCCTCTTTAACTTTGTCGAGATCAAAGAAAGTACGTGGAATTGAAATCTGCGAATGGGTTAACCGCCATTCACTGTGGTGTTTTATGTCATTACAGAGGATGACATTGACGACTTATACGAGTACTTAGCCACGGTGGTGAGGACCAGCTTTGAGAAGCTAAAGTTCAACTGGAATACTGTCTGCCAACATTGCACATTAAAGTCCACTAGCTACGAGAACCTGCTGGAGCACATGCTGAGGGTGCACAAGTCCCGGTCGGATGTCTTTCGGTGCCCAATCGAGGGCTGCAGCTTGGAGCTAAAAGGACGCAAACTTCTGGCCATGCATTTGGTTGTTCTACATGCGCCTGTGGCTGAGTAAGAAAGTCTGTTTTATGAGGTCGCTGTGATATATTATGGAAccctccctcttttagtaTTGCCATTTACGGCAGCTGTCCGGAATGCAAGATGACTTTCTCAAATAttttacaatacaataaacaTTCGTGTGCGCATATCATCAAGAAAAAACGGGGCGTTCGCTTGTTTTGCGAAATGTGCGCCCTGGAGTTTCCCTCCTGGAAGCGGTATGCTCTGATTTCTAATGAAGTTGCTCTTGTCATGATATGTCCTCTTCCTTTTCCATGCAGCTTCAATTTTCACAATCAATTCCATTTGGAGAAGCACCGACCGCGCGCTTGCTTTGTCTGTGGCTATGAGAACACCAACATCGACGAGCTCTTCCAACATTTGCATTATTCCCACGAGCCAGAGGGCACTCTCTTCTGTGATCTGTTAGTAACGTTCTCTCAGGCTCTACTGCACCATTTCCACATACTGACTTCTCCCCCGCTTTCAGTTGCGATCGCACGTTCCGGGATCCCGCTGTCTTCATAGAGCACAACACGTCGCACGCGACTGTGGGCAACGCCACCTACACCTGCGGCGAATGCCTGGCTACCTTCGAGACGCGTGGCAAACTGAACAGCCACACAGTAAGAATTTGCATCGAAATATTCTAGTAATATAGGTGAACTTATCAGGGTAAACTTTTCAGAGATCAATGCATGGCAACGTCATCAGCTGTGAGCTCTGCTCCCGCGAGTTTGCCTCTGAGGCCACGTACAACGTCCACATGAAGTCCCATTTGATTATCGAACGTTCCGTTCATGTCTGCGGGAATTGTGGCCAACTGAGCGAGAATCAGGAGAAAATGGACGCCCACTGTGGGAGCGAGGGCTCTGCCTGCTTTGGGGCGGAGAGGTACGTGGAACTGCTACGCGATGCCTATGTCTGTGAATACTGCACCACGTACTTTAAGCAGAAGTCAGACTTACAGTCCCATCGCGAGACTGGTGTGCACGACAATGGCGTTTTTTCGTGTCAGCCTTGCGGAAAGGATTTTACCGACATGAAATTGTATCGTCACCATTGGCGCAACTATCAACAACT is a window of Drosophila pseudoobscura strain MV-25-SWS-2005 chromosome 3, UCI_Dpse_MV25, whole genome shotgun sequence DNA encoding:
- the LOC117183189 gene encoding odorant receptor 46a-like isoform X1 — encoded protein: MNQQHLKVTGHFYKYQVWYFQILGIWKLPDGATGQQRRWHQLRFCSIFAILSGMLLLFAMELAGSIAHLREILKVFYMFATEISCMTKLMHLKLKSRKLAGLVTMIKSSSFSTKSEQEEKLMEAGRVSVVNLRNLYGISCLVTATLILLVPFFAGNSELPLTMYELCSIEGRMCYWVLFLTHAVSLMSTCCLNIAFESVAYSVLTYLRVQVQMFALRLEQLGPAETPQDNQRIARELRECSAHYNRIVQLKDLVEVFIKVPGSVQLMCSILVLVSNLFDMSTISIANGEAIYMTKTCIYQLVMLWQIFIICYASNEVTIHSSRLCHSIYKSQWTSWNKENRQMILLMMQRLDSPLCLRTINPTFTFSLEAFGSIVNCSYSYFALLKRVNS
- the LOC117183189 gene encoding odorant receptor 46a-like isoform X2, with the protein product MSKRAEIFYTGQTFIFNIYSLMPQEQRWKRILHEINYWHVMGFWVLLFDLLLVLHVVSNLNNMFEIVRAIFVLATSAGHTTKLISVKMNNVALQQLFDRLDDEDFRPEGPEERAIFAAACETTRKTRDYYAALSFAALAMILIPQFVLDWSHLPLGTYNPFDDNPGSAGYWLLYCYQCLALSTSCLTNIGFDSLCCSLFIFVNCQLDILALRLQKIGQGKDNDNGNTKMSIDVQLKQCIRFHIAIVDLAETIERRLCTPISMQIFCSVLVLTANFYAIALLSDEKLALFKFVTYQACMLMQIFMLCYFAGEVTHCSAELPHRLYNTNWVDWSRSDRRNALLFMQRLHYELRIRTISPSRAFDLALFSSIVNCSYSYFALLKRVNS
- the LOC4804198 gene encoding zinc finger protein 616-like, which codes for MSENPKTSRSGPSCLHCSAFGAKLKYQEIFDEFGLELGLQELLAKHFSLDVTPNANQQQLLCDECVNVLIRLFDIDELQKEQDAAIARRKSAVEDAPAPKSAPKTPPNAARSASKTAPSAATSASHTPPNTAQPVKPTAKKAVLPEPQTKVEKPVPVIQPDPKPSRRIIKNVSVPLPSAASVADEVDKVKAPSKTKHAPKEADQEQISALILNILNEDEPGVVDESETVLPDSSQTTIAVPEKEAEAEAEAEVTEEEDLDGMNIIYEHEDISIEEEVNTKPDIRPSRLKRQKTESQSEADNEESEASNIVLFNFVEIKEKDDIDDLYEYLATVVRTSFEKLKFNWNTVCQHCTLKSTSYENLLEHMLRVHKSRSDVFRCPIEGCSLELKGRKLLAMHLVVLHAPVADIAIYGSCPECKMTFSNILQYNKHSCAHIIKKKRGVRLFCEMCALEFPSWKRFNFHNQFHLEKHRPRACFVCGYENTNIDELFQHLHYSHEPEGTLFCDLCDRTFRDPAVFIEHNTSHATVGNATYTCGECLATFETRGKLNSHTRSMHGNVISCELCSREFASEATYNVHMKSHLIIERSVHVCGNCGQLSENQEKMDAHCGSEGSACFGAERYVELLRDAYVCEYCTTYFKQKSDLQSHRETGVHDNGVFSCQPCGKDFTDMKLYRHHWRNYQQLRVDVAHRKLDICTFFMCDQKDCSAAYANWNSLYTHKRRTHDESKERQEKSAKPLQEWQCQFCLKLCRSKMSLSVHVARSHNNDNVVCSLCNASYKSKDALDKHYAYWHEPIECPQCFKIVKNRRNYDTHVNVVHSNKKRYTCSVCEKGFYHKSEMEAHKRLHSQSYSCEQCSFTTRKKKSLSVHTLGQHFKRFAFDCKMCDKHFGRRQGLTNHIQRVHASKHVCRNYIDDGCGRSFTTSSQLNVHLRKVHNSTLVADDVLEEEAYAIARPPAAKKRCFGILKDKKVEFIDDSAVDMDTMKDVDYNVTEEEEEEVEHEEVEHEEEEDMEQEDEECALEFAEDEAEGEPKPNRGSNRKHGRKLRSDD
- the LOC117183604 gene encoding uncharacterized protein, with amino-acid sequence MDGSQILLLLLLCAMGRGVRSDCRIAQNMVEGTNRIFTYRDASGAFRLQRTEIVPAGVTLCMFCTVTDWVETQCQDNGQFSVAMPMLCNEPMRPTVTRIRDNECSGTMYAVGYTIEGQQLELYRTCFDASNARVLYSQSDVYYKSFFPRRPWVEFVADELFSPREATAYLKSNIYHAFNYIYGDGQTYLTSARSLVINRGHLVASADFLFVDQMSSTFRYLNVVPQFKSINDGNWEKIERWVRSIIPQSTPFRVKTGGIGILMLADTRGVFQQAYLAGSKIPVPEWTYKVVREVGGRGLYVFLTYNCTFQRERPQVLNICSPVSCPLSLPNTPHDGFTFCCDPKQFPL